TTAAACCCAGAGCAGACAGTGCTGGTCATCCCGGTCCTCCTCCTGGGCTGCAAGAACTCAGAAAAGGCTGTTCCGTCGCCCCCCACTTTCCACCCTCCCAGCCACAAACACAGCAGGTACTCGGCAAGCTCTGCAAGCAGCATTGAGCCGAGAGGGAGACAGGCACAGCAGGGCCATCACTGCCTGAAGTTGTACGAGGACAGTGGCAGAGCTAGGCTCAGAACAGGGGCTTGTCTGTTTTCTGAGATCCCCTGTGGAAATAGACACCCCCTGGGCAACCGTCCCTCCCCCTCAGGCTTCCCTTTTACTTGTTTTGACAGCCAGGTGCGCTAGccttgggggcaggtgggggctaAACTCAGGATTTCTTCTCCCAACCACAAGTTGGACTGCAACCTGTCAGGGGCTGGGAGCCTCCCAACAGCCATTTCAACGCCTGCGCTTCTCTCCTGGGGCCGTGGAGTATAACAGGTTCTCAAATAAAGTTATTTCCTCAAACATAGTTTTGTTATAACGATGAGATGccttaggaacttaactcttctttatgtcaattagcctttggtaaaactggtttcattcTTTGTTGTTTCGCCGCAGTTCCAAGAACTACCTATGATGTACAGTAAGGACTGACTGTACTGGGGCAGGGCCAGTCTCTTGGGAAATAAATTTAGGCTACAGGACCCTGGGATTCTGTGAGTCTGGGCACCTCCCGGCAGCTGTGGGTGAAGAGGGCTGAACTTGGGCCAAACTTGGGCACTTGACAGAGGCCGGAAGAATGCTATCTGGGTGTGtgtccctccctgccacctgctGGTGGTAGAGCCTTGGCCACGTCTGCTCTTTTGGGTGCCCAGTTTCCTTGCCTGTAACATGAGAGTGGCCCTGACAATAGCTGCTGCCACTCCACGTCCTGGGGTACGCACGCAGGCCCCAGTGCCCGCTGCCCCTCTGCGTGTTCTGAGAAGCCCAAACACCTCGACTTGGGTTTCCGGATGGGGGAACTGAGTCCCACTGCACAGTGGAGCAGTAGGGACAGGATGGAGGGTTGTGAGCAGCCCAGGAGCTCAGAAAAGATGTGGGGGCTTTGGGTGGGGGACCCCAGAGAGTGAAGCAGAGACCCATACAGTTCAACTAAAGGgtgaggggttggggtgggggaagcagcacTCCAACACTTGTCACAGAGGGTGTGTCAGCACCCTGGGGCAGCCCAGCATAAGGATGGGATCCACAGACAGTATTGGGGGGAGGGTTGCCCAGAGTGGCTGAGACACCCAgatcagctcagctcagctcagctcaggtGGGGCAGGCTGGAAAGTGGTCCAGGGCACCCAGGAAGGGTTAGCCAGGCTCTGAGCAGCTCAGCATAGGAGCAGGGTCCAGAAAGGTGTTGGTAGCCTTGGGGGCCAAGCGTGGGGGTCTGGATATGCACCCCTCCAACAACGCCCAGGCAGATGCGCTGGCGCCCCAGCGTCCCCTCAAGGGTCATTTTTTGCAGGGGAACATCGAGGGGAGGGGGCTCCCTCCCGCCACCCgctgacccccacccccttctctccctcccctcgcAGACCGTGCACTGCTGCAGGGTGCCCCGGATGCCGTGGACCTGCGCAACCTGACGCCATGGGCCGGACGGCCCCCGAGTCCCCGCCGTCGGGCGGGACCCCGGCGGCGGCGCGCGCGTGCGCGGTCCGGGACGCGGCCGTGCGGGCTGCGCGAACTCGAGGTGCGCGTGAGCGAGTTGGGCCTGGGCTACGCGTCGGACGAGACGGTGCTGTTCCGCTACTGCGCAGGCGCTTGCGAGGCGGCCGCGCGCGTCTACGACCTGGGCCTGCGGCGCCTGCGCCAGCGGCGGCGCGTGCGGCGGGAGAGGGTTCGCGCCCAGCCCTGCTGCCGCCCGACGGCCTACGAGGACGAAGTGTCCTTCCTGGACGCGCACAGCCGCTATCACACGGTGCACGAGCTGTCGGCGCGCGAGTGCGCCTGCGTGTGACCCTACCTCACCGGTCCCGGCCGGACGGCGGCCACTTCCCCTGCCCCGACGGCACCCACAGCCCGGCCTGGCAAACCCCGCGACAGACTGCCCAGGCGCTGAAGATGCCGTCGAGGCCTCGGGACTCTTGCAATAACTGTACAGAGATAAAGTGTGGAAAATAGAGCCAGGTCTTGATTTTGCGCACCAGGGGTGTCCACCTCTTGGAGGGGGAGGGCGTGTGGGAAAGCGGCGCATCTCCACTGGGAAAAAGGGGATGGGTGCGGGTATCACCTGCAGGATGGCAGGGAGATCCCGTTTGCTTTGGGGGAAAAGGAAATATTCGAAGAGGGTCCCGTCTCAGGGTACAAGCGGGGAAATAGGGTGCATCGGGGCCATGTGGTCAGGACCGTCCATCTCACTTCCCTGCAGGTTTCTGCGCTCCTTCCCAGCGTGTCCCATCCCAGCAAGATGTGTTGCTGGGGGAAGATGGAGTCACAGTGTAGATGAGACCGTCCAGCTGGACCCAGTCTCCGCGGGgtgtccccatccccacctccacacaGTGTGTGCTTccggggagggaaaggagggaatggaggttggtaggggaaggtggaggcaaTCTGCAGAAGAGACCAAGGTCCAGGCGGACCCGAGCGTCCCTCACCTGACGAGAATCCTCACGCCGGTCAGCGCCCTCTAGAGTGACCTCGAAGGCGCTATCTTCTTTTACTAGCTAAAAATATTTGTGCGCTGCCCATCTCCCCGTGGGGATAGGTCTGGGGAGGACGCCAGCCCCGTCCAGCCCGAAACCGGCGCCTGCTGGGGCAGAGCCGGCCCCAAGGGATCTAGGTCCTGGCCCATAAAAACCCTGCCCGAAGCTCGAAGCTCGAGGGGGGATTTATGACGAGCCCCAGCAGAGGACGGAAAAAGCGCTGGGCGGGGTTTAGATTTGCCCGCGGAGTCACCTTGATGCTTGGCAGGCCCAGGAATGGCGCAGGGTGTTGAGTTCCCAGAGCACAGGGAGGGATCAGGGGGTCCCCTGGTCTGAAAAGAGGCGGGTGAGGGGGCGGGCGCTTCGAGCTGAGCTCGGGGCTGTCATCTAAAAGACTAGAGGGCGTGGAcccttcctctccagcccctTAGACTGGGGGCTCCCAAAGGAACATCCCATTCCCTCTTTCCCACACATTTGAATTCAAGACCACCCTCTAACCACCACATCCTTTCCAGACCCAATCCGGGTCCAGAAGCTGGAGGGCTCCAATCAGAAACTGTCCCCAAGGAGGATCACATAGCCAGGCAGGAACGTTCCgcagctccctgctccccagggccccGGTTGTAGCTAGAGAAACTCGAGGCAGCTAA
This window of the Desmodus rotundus isolate HL8 chromosome 9, HLdesRot8A.1, whole genome shotgun sequence genome carries:
- the NRTN gene encoding neurturin encodes the protein MQRWKAAALASVLCSSVLSIWMCRDGLLLNQRLGPALAPLRRPPRTLDARIARLAQYRALLQGAPDAVDLRNLTPWAGRPPSPRRRAGPRRRRARARSGTRPCGLRELEVRVSELGLGYASDETVLFRYCAGACEAAARVYDLGLRRLRQRRRVRRERVRAQPCCRPTAYEDEVSFLDAHSRYHTVHELSARECACV